One window of the Peptacetobacter hiranonis genome contains the following:
- a CDS encoding formate/nitrite transporter family protein, protein MGFQTITEVIEQNIQNGIKKTNLTTKKLILLGIAAGFFIGIGAEASSLAMHGISNVGLARTVAGAVFPIGLMLIVLLGGELFTGNCLISMAVYDKKAKLKGMIRNLTIVYISNFIGAALMAWMINNCGQLNFSDGGAGAFTIKVALGKVGIDPIQAIVSGILCNVLVCLAIFMAATAKDVAGKCIAIFFPIFVFVISGFEHCVANMYYIPAGIFAAHNPLYAAKATELYGITAEQLSGLNFGTMFSNLVPVTIGNIIGGMVFVGLLYWYLYRKKEV, encoded by the coding sequence ATGGGCTTTCAGACCATAACAGAAGTAATAGAACAAAACATCCAAAACGGAATCAAAAAAACAAACCTAACAACAAAAAAACTAATCCTACTTGGAATAGCAGCGGGATTTTTCATAGGAATCGGTGCAGAAGCAAGTAGCCTTGCAATGCATGGAATATCAAACGTGGGACTAGCAAGAACAGTAGCTGGAGCAGTATTCCCAATAGGTCTAATGCTAATCGTACTACTAGGTGGAGAACTATTCACAGGAAACTGCCTAATATCAATGGCAGTATACGACAAAAAAGCAAAACTAAAAGGAATGATCAGAAACCTGACAATAGTCTACATAAGTAACTTCATTGGAGCAGCACTAATGGCATGGATGATAAATAACTGTGGTCAGCTAAACTTTAGCGATGGTGGTGCCGGAGCATTTACGATAAAGGTAGCATTGGGAAAAGTTGGAATAGATCCTATTCAGGCGATAGTTTCTGGAATTTTATGCAACGTACTAGTGTGCTTGGCGATATTTATGGCTGCTACAGCGAAAGACGTTGCTGGAAAATGTATAGCAATATTTTTCCCGATATTTGTATTCGTAATATCTGGATTCGAGCACTGTGTAGCAAATATGTACTATATTCCAGCGGGAATATTTGCAGCTCATAACCCATTATATGCAGCAAAAGCTACAGAACTATATGGAATAACTGCCGAGCAATTATCTGGATTAAACTTTGGTACGATGTTTTCTAACTTAGTACCGGTTACGATAGGAAATATAATCGGTGGAATGGTATTTGTTGGACTATTATATTGGTATTTATATCGGAAAAAAGAAGTATAA
- a CDS encoding anaerobic ribonucleoside triphosphate reductase, giving the protein MIEFIKKRDGRTIPFNENKITRAIFLAASDVAKKEGKAPDFKMAEDLTQEVIALLERRFGEEVPSVEDVQDAVVKVLIETGHAKTSEEYILYRAERTRVRNSKTRLMKAIEKITFSDAGDADIKRENANIDGNTAMGTMLQYGSAVSKEFCKTNVLKPEHAMAHDSGDIHIHDMDFLNMGTLTCCQIDVEKLFEGGFSTGHGFLREPNDIMSYGALAAIAIQSNQNDQHGGQSIPFFDYGLAEGVHKTFRKLYISNLTKGLVLLDELDDEATNESVKEIVYNVEKETNVKASLDINKSEEFTTRVIEKLAAKFSITVVEAEKIEKFAYREAYKETDRKTYQSMEAFIHNLNTMHSRAGAQVPFSSINFGTDTSSEGRMVSKNLLLSQEKGLGNGETPIFPILIFKVKEGVNLNPGDPNYDLFKLSCRVSAKRLFPNFSFLDAPFNAKYYVPGNPETEATYMGCRTRVIGNVCGPETVSGRGNLSFTTINLPRLGIIHGCVDGSNPDIDGFFKDLDEKIDLVIDQLLERMEIQGKKKMKNFPFLMGQGVWMGSDELGPEDELEDVIKQGTLTVGFIGLAECLIALIGKHHGESEDAQKLGLAIVSHMKDRMDEATEKYGLNFSLIGTPAEGLSGRFTEIDKKKYGEIKGVTDKEYYTNSFHVPVYYNISAYEKINIEAPYHEYTNGGHITYVELDGDPTNNLDAFESVVRAMKDAGIGYGSINHPVDRDPVCGYSGIINGDICPACGRNEKDSDIKFERIRRITGYLVGTVDRFNNAKRAEVRDRVKHM; this is encoded by the coding sequence ATGATTGAATTTATAAAGAAAAGAGACGGCAGAACGATACCATTTAATGAAAATAAGATAACTAGAGCTATCTTTCTAGCGGCTTCAGATGTTGCTAAAAAGGAAGGAAAAGCTCCAGATTTTAAAATGGCAGAGGATTTAACACAGGAGGTTATAGCTTTATTAGAAAGAAGATTTGGTGAAGAAGTACCTAGTGTTGAAGATGTACAGGATGCTGTTGTAAAAGTACTTATAGAAACAGGACACGCTAAAACTAGCGAGGAATATATACTTTATAGAGCGGAAAGAACTAGAGTTAGAAATTCTAAGACTAGATTAATGAAGGCGATAGAAAAGATAACGTTCTCTGATGCAGGCGATGCTGATATAAAAAGAGAAAATGCAAATATAGATGGGAATACAGCAATGGGAACAATGCTGCAGTATGGTAGTGCTGTTTCAAAAGAGTTCTGTAAGACAAATGTGTTAAAGCCAGAACATGCAATGGCTCATGATTCAGGTGATATACATATACACGATATGGACTTTTTAAATATGGGAACACTTACTTGTTGCCAGATAGATGTTGAAAAATTATTTGAAGGTGGATTCTCAACAGGACATGGGTTCTTAAGAGAGCCAAACGATATAATGAGCTACGGAGCATTAGCAGCTATTGCTATCCAGAGCAACCAGAACGATCAGCATGGTGGACAGAGTATCCCATTCTTTGATTATGGTTTAGCTGAAGGTGTTCATAAAACATTTAGAAAGTTATACATATCTAACTTAACTAAAGGACTTGTTCTTTTAGATGAATTAGATGATGAAGCTACAAATGAAAGTGTAAAAGAGATAGTTTACAATGTAGAAAAAGAAACTAATGTAAAAGCAAGCCTTGATATAAATAAAAGTGAAGAGTTTACAACTAGAGTGATAGAAAAATTAGCAGCTAAATTCTCTATTACAGTAGTTGAAGCAGAAAAAATAGAAAAGTTTGCTTATAGAGAAGCGTATAAAGAAACAGATAGAAAGACTTATCAGTCAATGGAAGCATTTATACATAACTTAAATACAATGCATTCTAGAGCTGGTGCACAGGTACCATTCTCTAGTATAAACTTTGGTACAGATACTTCTTCAGAAGGTAGAATGGTAAGTAAGAACCTTCTTCTTTCTCAGGAAAAAGGTCTTGGAAATGGTGAAACACCAATATTCCCAATACTTATATTTAAAGTTAAGGAAGGGGTAAATTTAAATCCAGGAGATCCTAACTACGATTTATTCAAATTATCTTGTAGGGTATCTGCTAAGAGATTATTCCCTAACTTTAGTTTCTTAGATGCACCATTTAATGCTAAGTATTATGTTCCAGGAAATCCTGAAACAGAAGCTACTTACATGGGATGCAGAACTAGAGTTATAGGAAATGTTTGTGGTCCAGAAACTGTTAGTGGTAGAGGTAACTTATCATTTACAACTATAAATCTACCAAGATTAGGGATAATTCATGGATGTGTAGATGGTTCAAATCCTGATATAGATGGATTCTTTAAGGATCTTGATGAAAAGATAGATTTAGTTATAGATCAGTTATTAGAAAGAATGGAAATACAAGGTAAGAAGAAAATGAAAAACTTCCCATTCCTTATGGGACAGGGGGTTTGGATGGGTTCTGATGAGCTTGGACCAGAAGATGAGCTAGAAGATGTTATTAAACAGGGTACTTTAACAGTTGGTTTTATAGGTTTAGCCGAGTGTTTAATAGCACTTATAGGTAAGCATCATGGAGAAAGTGAGGATGCCCAGAAGCTTGGTTTAGCTATTGTTTCTCATATGAAGGATAGAATGGATGAGGCTACAGAAAAATACGGTCTTAATTTCTCTTTAATAGGTACTCCTGCAGAAGGTTTATCAGGTAGATTTACTGAGATAGATAAGAAAAAATACGGAGAAATAAAAGGTGTTACAGATAAGGAATATTATACAAATTCATTCCATGTGCCTGTGTATTATAATATAAGCGCATATGAAAAGATAAATATAGAAGCTCCTTATCATGAGTATACAAATGGGGGCCATATTACTTATGTTGAGTTAGATGGGGATCCTACTAATAATTTAGATGCATTTGAGTCAGTTGTTAGAGCGATGAAGGATGCTGGAATAGGATATGGAAGTATAAATCATCCTGTTGATAGGGACCCAGTTTGTGGATATTCTGGAATAATAAACGGAGATATATGCCCAGCATGTGGACGTAATGAAAAGGATAGCGATATAAAATTTGAGAGAATTAGAAGAATAACTGGATATCTTGTTGGTACTGTTGATAGATTCAATAATGCTAAGAGAGCAGAGGTTAGAGATAGAGTTAAGCATATGTAA